A genomic segment from Methanolobus zinderi encodes:
- the hxlA gene encoding 3-hexulose-6-phosphate synthase, producing MQVALDLLETDRAISIGQEALEGGADWIEAGTPLIKSEGMDAIRSLREAFSGNIIVADMKIADTGSMEVEMAAKAGADIIVILGSADDSTVLEAVRAAKKYGSRIMADLISVNEPVTRSKELEELGVDIINVHAGIDQQMTGQDSLSIMKKVVREVNIQVAVAGGLDADSCAVAVQEGADIVVVGGNIVRSADVTASSKAIREAVDSPSVRAYSKKSIDEEIRSILGSVSTPNISDAMHRKGAMQDIFPMLAGKRMIGKAVTVQTFKGDWAKAVEAIDEAGPGDVIVIYNGSRHVAPWGGLATQSCLNKGIAGVVIDGAVRDIDDIRTLDLPVFATCHVPNAGEPKGFGEINAEIVCGNQTVKPGDYIVGDDNGVVVIPKEHAYEIARRAKEVEKTEQRLFEEIRRGATLSEVMKLKKWEKH from the coding sequence ATTCAGGTTGCCCTGGACCTGCTGGAAACGGACCGTGCCATTAGCATCGGGCAGGAGGCCCTGGAAGGCGGTGCCGACTGGATAGAGGCAGGTACACCCCTTATCAAAAGCGAAGGGATGGATGCCATCAGAAGTCTCAGGGAAGCATTTTCCGGAAATATCATCGTTGCTGACATGAAAATAGCGGATACCGGTTCCATGGAAGTTGAAATGGCTGCAAAGGCCGGTGCTGATATTATAGTTATACTGGGAAGTGCGGATGACTCCACCGTGCTTGAGGCTGTCAGGGCTGCAAAGAAGTACGGTTCCAGAATCATGGCTGACCTGATATCGGTGAATGAGCCGGTCACACGCTCAAAGGAACTGGAAGAGCTTGGTGTCGATATCATCAATGTGCATGCAGGTATAGACCAGCAGATGACCGGACAGGATTCTCTTTCCATCATGAAGAAAGTTGTCAGGGAAGTTAATATACAGGTTGCTGTTGCCGGAGGGCTCGATGCGGATTCCTGCGCAGTGGCAGTGCAGGAAGGTGCGGATATAGTTGTGGTCGGAGGCAATATAGTGCGCTCCGCTGACGTCACTGCTTCCTCGAAAGCAATAAGGGAGGCTGTGGATTCACCTTCGGTTAGAGCTTATTCCAAAAAATCCATTGACGAAGAGATCCGTTCTATCCTTGGATCAGTTTCAACTCCCAATATATCGGATGCAATGCATCGCAAGGGTGCCATGCAGGATATATTTCCCATGCTTGCCGGAAAGAGGATGATCGGCAAGGCGGTAACAGTCCAGACCTTTAAGGGAGACTGGGCCAAGGCTGTGGAAGCCATAGACGAAGCAGGTCCGGGAGATGTTATTGTTATCTATAACGGTAGCAGGCATGTGGCTCCCTGGGGCGGCCTTGCAACTCAGAGCTGCCTGAACAAGGGTATTGCAGGAGTGGTAATAGACGGAGCGGTCAGGGACATAGACGATATACGTACATTGGATCTGCCGGTCTTTGCCACGTGTCACGTACCCAATGCAGGGGAACCCAAGGGTTTCGGTGAGATCAATGCGGAGATCGTCTGCGGTAATCAGACGGTAAAACCAGGTGACTATATTGTAGGGGATGACAACGGTGTGGTAGTCATACCAAAGGAGCATGCATACGAGATCGCAAGGCGTGCGAAAGAAGTCGAGAAGACCGAGCAGCGACTCTTCGAAGAGATCCGCAGGGGAGCAACCCTGTCGGAAGTAATGAAACTTAAAAAATGGGAGAAACACTGA
- a CDS encoding heparan-alpha-glucosaminide N-acetyltransferase, whose protein sequence is MGGDYEKRFWEVDVFRGLAIIFMVIYHVFFDLEYMGIYESGVRSGLMLFIGRSSAITFIFLVGLSLTLSYSRARHVYGNEKNLFPKYLKRGIVIFSWGLVITLVTGLFLERGMIVFGILHFIGVSIIIAYPFLKYRFAPVFAAFVILMMGFLTHAAYVDFPWLLWIGIKPVGFYTFDYFPLIPWFGFVLLGVFTGNNLYLGYRRQFKIRNIENDPLIRVLDYLGRKSLFIYIIHQPIIIGLLVAFGYADLNYVGF, encoded by the coding sequence ATGGGTGGGGATTATGAAAAGCGTTTCTGGGAGGTAGACGTATTCCGCGGTCTTGCGATCATCTTCATGGTGATCTATCACGTTTTCTTTGATCTGGAATATATGGGCATATACGAGTCAGGTGTACGCTCCGGATTAATGCTGTTCATAGGAAGAAGTTCAGCCATAACCTTCATTTTCCTTGTAGGTCTTTCCCTGACCCTCAGTTATTCACGGGCAAGACATGTCTATGGAAATGAAAAGAACCTCTTTCCCAAATACCTGAAAAGGGGTATTGTCATATTTTCCTGGGGACTTGTCATAACACTTGTCACGGGCTTGTTTCTGGAAAGGGGTATGATAGTTTTCGGAATACTGCATTTCATCGGGGTTTCAATAATTATTGCCTATCCGTTCCTGAAATATCGTTTTGCACCTGTTTTTGCTGCGTTTGTCATACTGATGATGGGCTTTCTCACCCATGCCGCATATGTTGATTTTCCATGGCTGCTCTGGATCGGCATCAAACCCGTCGGCTTCTATACATTTGATTACTTCCCCCTGATTCCCTGGTTCGGCTTTGTCCTGCTGGGTGTTTTCACAGGTAACAACCTGTATCTGGGATATCGCCGGCAATTCAAGATACGCAACATCGAGAACGATCCTCTGATCCGTGTGCTTGATTATCTCGGAAGGAAATCGCTTTTTATCTACATAATCCACCAACCCATAATCATAGGATTGCTGGTGGCTTTTGGATATGCTGATCTGAATTACGTGGGATTCTGA
- the pyrI gene encoding aspartate carbamoyltransferase regulatory subunit: MGEEKELRVRRIKNGTVIDHITAGQALNVIKILGLPDASEGVVSILLNSPGEHGKKDVVKIENRELKVTEVDRIALIAPNATINIIRNFNVSQKKKVHIPEFMEGVIRCINPNCISNSNEPITSKFNVTVDDDMPKLRCTYCGRVISENIAKHLL, encoded by the coding sequence ATGGGAGAGGAAAAAGAGCTCAGGGTACGCAGGATCAAAAACGGTACGGTCATAGACCATATTACGGCAGGCCAGGCCCTGAATGTGATCAAGATACTCGGATTGCCTGATGCAAGCGAAGGAGTTGTGAGCATCCTCCTGAATTCACCAGGAGAACACGGGAAAAAGGATGTTGTAAAGATAGAGAACCGGGAGCTGAAGGTCACAGAAGTTGACAGGATAGCACTTATCGCGCCCAATGCGACAATAAACATCATACGCAATTTTAATGTTTCCCAAAAAAAGAAAGTCCACATCCCCGAATTTATGGAAGGTGTGATCAGATGTATCAATCCCAACTGTATTTCGAACAGTAACGAACCCATAACATCCAAATTCAATGTCACAGTGGATGATGACATGCCAAAGCTTCGCTGCACTTATTGCGGAAGAGTCATTTCAGAGAATATCGCTAAGCATTTGCTCTGA
- the dapA gene encoding 4-hydroxy-tetrahydrodipicolinate synthase, protein MFEGVLPALVTPFSKNNTIDSENFRNIVSLVEEGGVSGIVACGTTGESATLSMAEHKELIDIAMDCSSVPVVAGTGSNNTVEAVELTKHAADVGADGALVISPYYNKSNTAGLLAHFKTIAEEADIPIILYNVPSRTGQDLSVEVIAELATVDNIVAVKEASGSVEKISRILEMTADEDFGVLSGEDALTFPAVALGGSGVVSVVANIVPEMMVNLVEATKKGDLETARKLHFKMAPLMRALFSETNPIPVKRAMELMGLVNGNLRLPLAPLSEENDKVLQDALRGLGCI, encoded by the coding sequence ATGTTCGAAGGAGTTCTACCAGCGCTTGTAACCCCGTTTTCTAAGAATAATACCATCGATTCCGAGAATTTCAGGAATATTGTCTCTTTAGTGGAAGAAGGTGGAGTTTCAGGTATAGTTGCATGCGGTACGACCGGTGAATCAGCTACCCTTTCAATGGCCGAGCACAAGGAACTGATCGACATTGCCATGGACTGCTCCAGCGTTCCGGTGGTGGCAGGTACAGGATCCAACAACACTGTAGAGGCAGTAGAACTTACCAAACACGCAGCCGATGTGGGTGCAGACGGGGCTCTGGTCATATCTCCATATTACAATAAGTCCAATACCGCCGGCCTGCTCGCTCATTTTAAGACTATAGCAGAAGAAGCGGATATTCCTATCATACTATATAATGTACCATCACGTACAGGACAGGACCTATCAGTTGAAGTGATCGCAGAACTTGCAACCGTGGATAACATAGTTGCTGTCAAGGAAGCAAGCGGTAGCGTGGAAAAGATATCCCGTATACTTGAGATGACTGCCGATGAGGACTTCGGGGTACTTTCGGGAGAAGACGCCTTGACATTCCCTGCCGTTGCCCTTGGAGGAAGCGGTGTTGTATCAGTTGTCGCAAACATCGTTCCTGAGATGATGGTAAACCTTGTGGAAGCCACAAAGAAGGGAGATCTGGAAACTGCAAGAAAGTTACACTTCAAGATGGCACCTCTTATGAGGGCTCTTTTCTCGGAGACAAACCCGATACCTGTTAAGCGTGCCATGGAACTCATGGGACTTGTGAACGGCAATCTCAGACTTCCGCTCGCACCTCTGAGCGAGGAGAACGATAAGGTCCTCCAGGATGCTCTTCGTGGACTGGGGTGCATATAA
- a CDS encoding 30S ribosomal protein S17e, with product MGNIRQTNIKNIALRLVDNYGNTFTTDFDTNKHLVTKYTTIESKVIRNRVAGYVTRKMTHKPKE from the coding sequence ATGGGAAATATTAGACAGACCAACATCAAGAACATTGCATTACGTTTAGTTGACAACTACGGTAACACTTTTACGACAGATTTTGACACAAACAAGCATCTTGTAACAAAGTACACAACAATCGAAAGCAAGGTTATCAGAAACCGTGTTGCAGGCTATGTTACAAGAAAGATGACTCACAAGCCTAAAGAGTAA
- the pyrB gene encoding aspartate carbamoyltransferase, protein MIFKDHHIISMTSFSKDMIDHILETAEKMEPIALGKQKSDLLSGKVLAVLFFEPSTRTRMSFETAMYRLGGDVLNLGSVDASSIAKGETLADTIRVVDSYADAIVLRHPREGAAFLASEFSTVPILNAGDGAGHHPTQTLLDLYTIKRQSHLDGLKIALAGDLKYGRTVHSLCYALSLYGAQITMISPPELRMPEEIINDLENRGAKVTEVESIEEAIGEVDVLYMTRIQKERFPDPAEYQKVANRLKITTDLLKDAKQELRIMHPLPRVNEIHPDVDDTVHACYFKQAFYGVPVRMALVALVLGAIE, encoded by the coding sequence ATGATATTCAAGGACCACCATATCATTTCAATGACATCTTTCTCAAAGGATATGATCGATCATATACTTGAGACCGCTGAGAAGATGGAACCGATAGCACTTGGAAAACAAAAATCCGACCTTCTCAGTGGCAAGGTCCTGGCAGTCCTTTTTTTTGAACCAAGCACCCGCACACGCATGTCCTTCGAAACCGCAATGTACCGACTCGGAGGTGACGTGCTCAATCTTGGCTCTGTTGATGCCAGCTCAATCGCAAAGGGAGAAACACTTGCAGATACCATCAGGGTTGTTGACAGTTATGCTGATGCCATTGTACTCAGACACCCGAGAGAAGGGGCGGCATTCCTCGCATCGGAGTTTTCCACGGTACCCATACTAAATGCAGGAGACGGTGCGGGACACCACCCGACCCAGACCCTCCTTGACCTGTATACGATCAAAAGGCAAAGCCATCTTGACGGTCTGAAGATAGCGCTTGCAGGTGATCTTAAATACGGAAGGACAGTGCACTCACTCTGTTACGCACTCTCGCTTTATGGAGCACAGATAACCATGATATCGCCTCCGGAACTCAGGATGCCCGAGGAGATAATAAACGATCTTGAGAACAGGGGCGCAAAGGTTACAGAGGTCGAATCCATAGAAGAGGCCATCGGTGAGGTTGATGTGCTCTACATGACCCGTATACAGAAAGAAAGATTCCCCGATCCTGCGGAATATCAGAAGGTTGCCAACAGGCTGAAGATCACAACCGACCTGTTAAAAGATGCAAAGCAGGAGCTGCGGATAATGCATCCGCTCCCGAGGGTCAATGAGATACACCCGGATGTTGACGATACGGTACATGCATGTTACTTCAAACAGGCATTCTATGGCGTGCCGGTACGTATGGCACTTGTTGCACTTGTACTGGGGGCGATCGAATAA
- the dapB gene encoding 4-hydroxy-tetrahydrodipicolinate reductase — translation MINVAVTGASGKMGRRIISNVLRSEETQLSAAFDLMNVGSDAGEVAQLGNLGVAISSVEDMESVLKSSNTDVLIDFTIADATAVNAPRVASSGVNLVIGTTGLTDEQKATIEDSIRQNNVAGIISPNYAVGVNVFFGILKEAAKYLGDTDIEVIEAHHNQKKDAPSGTAIRAADVISEALGGKDYVHGRQGLAPRGKEIGIHAVRGGDIVGDHTVLFAGDGERIEIKHQAHSRQAFAGGAVKAAIWIAKAKPGVYTMADILGL, via the coding sequence ATGATCAACGTAGCTGTAACCGGTGCATCCGGAAAGATGGGTCGGCGTATAATCTCCAATGTTCTCAGATCCGAGGAAACTCAATTATCTGCGGCATTCGATCTGATGAATGTCGGCAGTGATGCCGGAGAAGTTGCACAGCTTGGAAACCTTGGTGTGGCAATCTCATCCGTTGAGGATATGGAATCGGTACTGAAGTCTTCCAATACTGATGTTCTTATCGATTTTACCATTGCGGACGCAACTGCTGTCAATGCCCCGCGTGTGGCATCAAGCGGAGTGAACCTGGTGATAGGTACTACCGGTCTGACAGATGAGCAGAAAGCCACGATCGAAGATTCCATCAGGCAGAACAATGTCGCAGGGATCATATCACCCAACTATGCAGTGGGTGTGAATGTTTTCTTTGGAATACTCAAGGAAGCTGCGAAGTATCTCGGAGATACGGATATAGAAGTGATCGAGGCACATCATAACCAGAAAAAGGATGCTCCAAGTGGTACTGCTATCAGGGCTGCGGATGTTATCAGTGAAGCCCTCGGTGGCAAGGACTATGTTCATGGTCGTCAGGGACTGGCTCCCAGAGGCAAGGAGATCGGGATCCATGCCGTACGCGGAGGGGATATAGTAGGTGACCATACAGTACTCTTTGCAGGTGATGGCGAGAGAATCGAGATCAAGCACCAGGCTCATTCAAGACAGGCCTTTGCTGGCGGTGCGGTCAAAGCCGCGATATGGATTGCAAAGGCAAAGCCAGGTGTTTATACAATGGCTGATATCCTGGGATTATAA
- the dinB gene encoding DNA polymerase IV — MSNPARNRITLHVDMDSFYSSVEVRERPELKGLPVVVGSDPKEGKGRGVVSTCSYEAREFGIHSAMPISRAYKLCPDAVYLPVNMKLYKEVSENIMDLIRIFADRFQQVSVDEAYLDVGNGIDDYESATLLARKIKDEVLRKQGLTCSIGVAPNKILAKIASDFDKPDGLTVIRPEDVESFLFPLPVSKIPGIGKKTRLILEDMDTETVGDLASMDVQLLVARFGKSGVVMHQLANGIDLREVREREEVKSISTEDTFEEDIFDPAAIRNVFFELTDKVHESLSRKRFRFRTVTIKVRFEDFRTYTRAKTLQAASTDKQAIIRTALGLMDEFIGKGRFRLLGVGVTKLEKIDERQTLLNDFF, encoded by the coding sequence ATGAGTAATCCAGCCAGGAACAGAATCACACTGCACGTGGATATGGACAGCTTCTATTCATCTGTAGAGGTCAGGGAGAGACCCGAGCTCAAGGGTCTTCCCGTGGTCGTTGGCTCGGATCCCAAGGAAGGTAAGGGGAGAGGCGTTGTCAGTACATGTTCCTACGAGGCAAGGGAATTCGGGATACATTCGGCAATGCCCATATCCAGAGCATACAAACTATGCCCGGATGCAGTCTACCTTCCTGTGAATATGAAACTCTACAAGGAAGTTTCAGAGAACATAATGGATCTGATCCGTATCTTTGCAGACAGGTTCCAGCAGGTGAGTGTTGACGAAGCCTACCTTGACGTGGGTAATGGCATAGACGATTACGAGTCCGCAACCCTGCTTGCACGCAAGATCAAAGATGAGGTCTTACGCAAACAGGGACTGACCTGCTCCATAGGCGTGGCACCCAACAAGATCCTGGCCAAGATAGCCTCGGACTTTGACAAACCCGACGGACTCACGGTCATAAGACCGGAGGATGTTGAAAGTTTTCTCTTCCCGCTTCCGGTCTCAAAGATCCCCGGAATCGGTAAAAAGACACGCCTGATTCTTGAAGATATGGATACAGAGACAGTGGGTGATCTTGCCAGCATGGATGTGCAGCTGCTTGTTGCACGTTTTGGAAAATCAGGGGTTGTGATGCACCAGCTTGCAAACGGCATAGACCTGCGCGAGGTCAGGGAAAGAGAAGAGGTCAAATCCATAAGTACTGAAGATACATTTGAGGAGGACATCTTCGACCCGGCTGCAATACGCAATGTTTTTTTCGAGCTTACGGACAAAGTACATGAATCGCTTTCCAGGAAGAGATTCCGTTTCAGGACAGTGACAATAAAAGTTCGCTTCGAGGATTTCAGGACATACACCAGGGCAAAGACACTGCAGGCAGCGAGCACTGACAAGCAGGCCATTATCAGAACTGCACTGGGACTGATGGATGAGTTTATCGGGAAGGGCAGGTTCAGGTTACTCGGAGTGGGCGTCACCAAACTTGAGAAGATAGATGAAAGGCAGACTTTGCTCAATGACTTTTTCTGA
- a CDS encoding Zn-ribbon domain-containing protein, with the protein MPHKCTRCESVFEDGASVILSGCPNCGWNKFLYVKDEEPESEEKDISEDEKKEEHHIIDESHEHESGEKIIREIDDIIGHEDKKQSVTTEDGERVESVRILGPGSYELNLDSLLDRKEIVMAIKEDGAYALHLPSVFKKDKDKDKEKSKDRK; encoded by the coding sequence ATGCCTCACAAATGTACAAGATGTGAATCTGTTTTCGAAGACGGCGCTTCGGTCATACTTAGCGGTTGCCCTAATTGTGGCTGGAACAAATTCCTCTACGTCAAGGATGAAGAACCTGAAAGTGAAGAGAAGGATATCAGTGAGGATGAGAAAAAGGAAGAACATCATATAATTGATGAAAGTCATGAACACGAGTCCGGGGAGAAGATCATCCGTGAGATCGATGATATAATCGGGCATGAGGATAAAAAGCAAAGTGTTACCACCGAGGATGGAGAGCGGGTTGAGTCCGTGCGTATTCTTGGCCCCGGATCATACGAGCTAAATCTTGATTCTCTTCTTGACCGCAAGGAAATTGTCATGGCAATAAAAGAAGACGGTGCCTATGCACTTCATCTGCCATCGGTTTTCAAAAAGGATAAGGATAAAGATAAGGAAAAGAGTAAGGACAGGAAATAA
- the mtnP gene encoding S-methyl-5'-thioadenosine phosphorylase produces MNNEKADIAIIGGSGIYDGNMLDRVREIDIDTPFGKPSDSITIGEHGERTICFLPRHGKGHRISPSELNSRANIFALKKLGVKRIIAVSAVGSLKEELAPLDIVIPDQIYDRTRSRPSTFFEDGIVTHIGFADPFCPEMSDAITEIADSKGYSVNKGGTYVCMEGPQFSTRAESRVYKALGFDIIGMTAIPEAKLAREAEICYSMIATVTDYDVWHEEDVSIETVIANAMKNEEAVKAILMDALDRISLEQNCICKNALAGAITTAPEMISHETRRRLEPLIGKYLE; encoded by the coding sequence ATGAATAACGAAAAAGCTGATATTGCAATTATTGGCGGAAGCGGCATATATGACGGAAATATGCTGGACAGGGTACGAGAAATAGATATCGATACACCATTTGGGAAACCCTCGGATTCCATTACAATAGGTGAGCACGGGGAAAGGACCATATGCTTTTTGCCAAGGCATGGCAAAGGTCACAGGATATCTCCATCGGAGCTGAATTCCAGGGCAAATATCTTCGCTCTGAAAAAACTCGGTGTCAAACGCATCATTGCGGTATCTGCTGTGGGAAGTCTTAAGGAAGAGCTTGCGCCTCTGGATATTGTCATTCCTGACCAGATATATGACCGTACAAGATCAAGACCGAGTACTTTCTTTGAGGATGGCATTGTCACACATATCGGGTTTGCGGATCCTTTCTGTCCCGAAATGTCGGATGCTATTACAGAGATTGCAGATTCCAAAGGTTACAGTGTCAATAAGGGCGGGACGTATGTATGCATGGAGGGTCCCCAGTTCTCAACACGTGCGGAATCCCGGGTTTACAAAGCTCTTGGTTTTGATATCATAGGTATGACCGCGATCCCCGAAGCAAAACTTGCCAGAGAGGCCGAGATATGCTATTCCATGATCGCCACGGTAACTGACTATGATGTATGGCATGAGGAAGATGTCAGCATCGAGACCGTTATTGCGAATGCGATGAAGAATGAGGAAGCTGTGAAAGCTATTCTCATGGACGCACTTGACAGGATAAGCCTTGAGCAGAATTGTATATGTAAGAACGCTCTGGCAGGTGCCATAACCACAGCTCCTGAGATGATATCCCATGAAACAAGGAGAAGGCTTGAACCTCTGATAGGTAAATACCTTGAATGA
- a CDS encoding pirin family protein codes for MENTRTVSRIIKSVAVTEGAGVHLRRAFSHHQASETDPFLMLDEFHSDNPEEYKAGFPYHPHRGIDTITYMLAGKVTHSDNQGNEGVIGPGDVQWMTAGSGIVHQEMPEGDENGELWGLQLWVNLPASHKMTEPRYRGIKSEQIPGAHTANGTFIKVICGDAEGMHGPVENITTEIEYMDLRIPANGSFRHYTEKEYTVLAYVLEGKARMHPELGPVADSGSLAIFEHDYWVEIKAEEENARVLLMVGKPLSEPIAWMGSVVMNTEEEARRAFEEYSEGTFTK; via the coding sequence ATGGAAAATACCAGAACAGTCAGCAGAATAATTAAAAGCGTAGCTGTAACCGAAGGTGCAGGCGTACATCTGAGAAGAGCTTTCAGCCATCATCAGGCAAGTGAGACAGATCCTTTTCTGATGCTTGATGAATTCCATTCGGACAACCCGGAGGAATATAAAGCAGGCTTCCCGTACCACCCGCACAGAGGTATCGATACAATCACCTATATGCTGGCCGGAAAGGTCACACACAGTGACAATCAGGGAAATGAAGGAGTGATCGGTCCCGGCGATGTGCAGTGGATGACTGCAGGCAGCGGAATAGTACACCAGGAGATGCCGGAGGGGGATGAGAACGGAGAGCTCTGGGGATTGCAGCTATGGGTTAACCTGCCTGCATCCCATAAGATGACAGAGCCAAGATACAGAGGAATAAAAAGTGAGCAGATACCCGGAGCTCACACCGCAAACGGAACATTCATAAAAGTGATATGCGGGGATGCGGAGGGCATGCACGGTCCCGTGGAGAACATTACCACAGAAATCGAATATATGGATTTGCGAATTCCTGCCAACGGCTCTTTCAGGCATTATACAGAGAAGGAATATACAGTACTGGCATATGTCCTCGAGGGAAAAGCCAGAATGCACCCGGAACTCGGACCTGTTGCAGACAGCGGAAGTCTGGCCATATTCGAACATGATTACTGGGTGGAGATAAAGGCTGAAGAGGAAAATGCAAGGGTCCTGCTTATGGTGGGCAAGCCACTGAGCGAACCGATAGCATGGATGGGTTCGGTTGTCATGAATACCGAAGAGGAAGCCAGACGGGCATTTGAGGAATACAGTGAAGGCACATTCACAAAGTAA
- a CDS encoding glycosyltransferase family 2 protein: MELKKSIGDRLEDIEEVDVVVGILTKNVEPTILHVMNVVREGVLQYLSPYNTLIVVSDGFSTDRTAEIADMFDISPVKKIVVEQMGVPGKGDGIRTVMEIAHKLNSKAVAFVDGDLLSIKAEWIQEMVRPVLYGRTDLVVPFYVRDKFDGVITNNLAYPFTRAYYGSDIRQPIGGEFCISKKLMEILRDHPLFPSDFGIDIFITTVASAERLRIREAMLGLKLHESTTKYADPESSLIPMFRQVVKTMFDLAVYYEDKNSKPIITDGVEVSEYYGPIPLPVNVNKDKMLETVSKRYEEYSDIYTTLLPADVMHHLHGFLEGKEQLDAEQWSRIVWYIYEEYSKTYDISLIDALRVMWLARFVTFYNECKEMDFSEAEAKIRENAIIFESLQQDVLTDK; the protein is encoded by the coding sequence ATGGAACTCAAAAAAAGTATCGGAGACAGACTTGAAGATATCGAGGAAGTAGATGTTGTCGTGGGAATACTCACCAAGAATGTAGAACCCACCATCCTGCACGTGATGAATGTGGTACGTGAGGGAGTACTGCAATACCTTTCCCCCTATAATACACTGATAGTCGTATCGGACGGTTTTTCAACAGACAGGACTGCAGAGATCGCGGATATGTTCGACATATCCCCGGTAAAGAAGATAGTTGTAGAGCAGATGGGAGTCCCCGGAAAAGGTGACGGCATACGGACCGTGATGGAGATCGCGCATAAGCTGAACTCAAAGGCAGTAGCTTTTGTAGATGGAGATCTGCTCTCAATCAAAGCAGAATGGATACAGGAAATGGTCAGGCCGGTACTGTACGGAAGAACGGATCTGGTAGTACCTTTTTACGTGAGGGACAAGTTCGACGGCGTGATCACCAATAACCTTGCCTATCCTTTCACAAGAGCCTACTACGGCAGTGATATCAGGCAGCCAATAGGCGGAGAGTTCTGTATATCCAAAAAACTCATGGAGATATTAAGAGATCATCCGCTTTTCCCATCGGATTTCGGAATAGACATATTCATCACCACAGTGGCTTCCGCCGAAAGGCTGAGGATAAGAGAGGCAATGCTTGGTCTGAAACTGCATGAATCAACTACAAAGTACGCAGACCCTGAATCATCCCTGATACCCATGTTCAGGCAGGTGGTAAAAACCATGTTTGACCTTGCTGTATATTATGAGGATAAGAACAGCAAGCCTATCATAACCGATGGTGTTGAAGTGTCGGAATACTATGGTCCGATACCCCTTCCGGTAAATGTGAACAAGGACAAGATGCTCGAGACAGTCTCCAAGCGTTATGAAGAATACTCGGACATTTACACCACCCTCCTGCCAGCAGATGTGATGCACCATCTTCATGGTTTCCTTGAAGGAAAGGAACAACTGGATGCAGAACAGTGGTCACGTATTGTCTGGTATATCTATGAGGAATACTCAAAAACATATGATATTTCCCTTATCGATGCATTGAGAGTTATGTGGCTTGCAAGGTTCGTGACATTCTACAATGAATGCAAGGAAATGGATTTCTCGGAAGCTGAAGCAAAGATCCGTGAGAATGCTATTATTTTTGAAAGTTTACAGCAGGATGTTTTAACGGATAAGTGA
- a CDS encoding DUF5788 family protein, which yields MAEECEITDPERNRLLNSLHRRLFWVGEQIPSKVKLDGKEVNLHEVVWEIVNKRKYTSEDLENIQTFLDMLNEKEKECERYLEEGDITYREAKEIFNETAGLMRAIMDLQELTVPSKRKARAQTKHTCDVKTEEWDRLIKILDSKK from the coding sequence ATGGCTGAAGAGTGTGAGATTACAGACCCCGAGAGGAACCGTTTACTTAACAGTCTTCACCGGCGGCTTTTCTGGGTAGGGGAACAGATTCCCAGCAAAGTAAAACTTGACGGGAAAGAAGTCAACCTGCATGAAGTAGTCTGGGAAATAGTCAACAAGAGAAAATACACTTCAGAAGACCTTGAAAATATACAGACATTCCTTGACATGCTAAATGAGAAAGAGAAGGAATGCGAAAGATACCTGGAGGAAGGAGATATTACCTACAGGGAAGCAAAGGAGATCTTCAATGAAACCGCCGGCCTGATGCGTGCTATCATGGATCTGCAGGAACTTACCGTGCCTTCTAAAAGGAAAGCAAGAGCTCAGACAAAACATACCTGTGACGTTAAAACAGAAGAGTGGGACCGGCTTATTAAGATACTCGATTCAAAAAAATAA